A stretch of the Capsicum annuum cultivar UCD-10X-F1 chromosome 8, UCD10Xv1.1, whole genome shotgun sequence genome encodes the following:
- the LOC107879987 gene encoding methyl jasmonate esterase 1, producing the protein MVHIMCTFFKRGKKKDMEKSQFLTSLVVLILLLSYANATFSGPKAKKHFVLVHAACHGAWSWYKIIALMRSSGHNVTAIDLGASGINPKQVLDVPRLSDYFMPLTKFLASLPAHEKVVLVGHSFGGYAISKAMESFPEKIAVSVFLTALMPGPNINASTVQAKTLEFTGVASASDNRVAFDNGPTKPPTTFIYGPKYLATKFYQLSPIQDLELANTLVRPLYFYSVEDFSEIILSSKRYGSVRRVFIVAAKDNLLKKKFQKWMIEKNPPDEVEEIQGSDHMTMMSMPQQLYTTLQSIANKYS; encoded by the exons ATGGTTCATATTATGTGCACATTcttcaaaagagggaaaaaaaaagatatggaGAAAAGCCAGTTTCTAACAAGTCTAGTTGTTCTAATACTTCTGTTGTCATATGCAAATGCTACCTTTTCAGGGCCTAAAGCTAAGAAACACTTCGTGCTAGTTCATGCGGCATGTCATGGAGCCTGGTCTTGGTACAAGATTATAGCATTGATGAGATCTTCAGGGCATAATGTCACAGCCATTGACTTGGGTGCTTCAGGTATCAACCCCAAGCAGGTGCTCGATGTCCCACGTTTATCTGATTACTTCATGCCGCTAACGAAGTTCCTAGCTTCTCTTCCTGCGCATGAAAAAGTGGTTCTTGTAGGCCATAGCTTTGGTGGATATGCCATATCTAAAGCCATGGAAAGCTTTCCAGAAAAGATTGCAGTTTCTGTATTTCTCACTGCTCTAATGCCTGGTCCAAATATCAATGCAAGCACCGTCCAAGCTAAG ACATTGGAATTCACTGGAGTAGCAAGTGCATCTGATAATCGTGTTGCTTTCGATAATGGACCTACCAAACCTCCAACAACCTTCATTTATGGTCCGAAGTACTTGGCAACTAAATTTTACCAGCTGAGCCCAATTCAA GATTTGGAGCTGGCCAATACATTGGTAAGGCCACTATATTTTTACAGTGTGGAAGATTTTTCTGAGATAATTCTTTCAAGCAAAAGGTATGGATCAGTCAGGCGAGTATTCATTGTTGCTGCTAAAGATAATCTTCTGAAGAAGAAGTTTCAGAAGTGGATGATTGAAAAGAATCCACCAGATGAAGTGGAAGAGATCCAGGGCTCTGACCACATGACCATGATGTCTATGCCCCAACAACTTTATACTACTCTTCAGAGCATTGCCAACAAGTATAGCTAA